CCGGAGCCGACGCCGGCCTCGACGACGCGGGCGCCGGGGAAGATGTCGGCGAAGGCGAGGATCTGCCCCGCGTCCTTGGGGTAGACCACGGCGGCGCCGCGGGGCATGGACAGGACGTAGTCGGGGAGCAGGGGGCGGAGCGCCAGGTAGGCGACGTTCCCCGTGGTGCGGACAACACTGCCCTCGGGAGCGCCGATCAGCTCGTCGTGCGGGAAGGAACCCTTGTGGGTGTGGAAGTTCTTTCCCTCTTCGAGCGTGAACGTGTAGTGGCGTCCCTTGGGGTCGGTGAGCTGGACCTGGTCCCCGACCTTGAAGGGCCCGCGACGGCGGGCGGCACCGGTCGGTTCGGACATGTGACCAGCCTACCGGTCCCCGGGGAGGGCGCCGACCATGGTCGGGGAGAGGTCAGCTGGGGCGGGCCATCGCCTTGACGAAGGCGCGTTCCACGTCCGCCGCCGAGAGGACTCCGTAGATCTCGCCCGAGTCCTCGACGACCAGGTACTCCGTGGCGGGGGCCGCGCGGAGGGCGTCGAGGAGTTCCTCGCCGGCGAGTTCGGCGGAGACGCGCATGCCGTCGGTGAGGTCCTGGGCGAGGCCGCTGACGGCGACCCAGGGGCGGCGGTGTTCGGGGACGCCGACGATGGCGGCCTCGCGGACGAGGGAGAGGGGTTCGCCGTCGGGGTCGACGACGACGAGGGCGCGGGCGCCGGCCTCGTTGGCGCGGCGGAGGGCCTCGGAGAGGGGGGTGTCGGTCTCGACGGGGACGGCGCGGCGGGTGAGGGCGCGGGCCTGGAGTTCGGGCAGGTGTTCGCGCAGGCGGGCCATGCGGAGGCTGTTGCCGGCGCCGGTCCAGATGATCGCGGCGAGGATCGCGGCGAGCAGGGCGTCGAGGACGGTGTCCATGCCGACGCTGTCCTCGGCGGCGGAGCCGAGCAGGCCGGACTGGGTGAGCAGCGGGAGTCCGATGAGGACGGAGACGGCGAGGGCGCGGCCGACCCAGGCGGCGGCGATGGTGCCGCTCATGGGCTTGCCGGTGATCTTCCAGACGACGGCGCGGAGCATGCGGCCGCCGTCGAGGGGCAGGCCGGGGAGCAGGTTGAACGCGGCGACGATGAGGTTGGAGATCATCAGGCCGGCGAGCAGGACGCCGGGGACCGTGCCGGGCTCGACGGCCAGCAGGGCGACGTAGAAGACGCCCGCAAGGATCAGGGAGAGGAGGGGGCCCACGAAGGCGAGGACGAATTCGCGGCCGGGGGTCTCGGACTCCTTCTCGATCTCGGAGACACCGCCGAAGAACTGGAGCTGGATGCGGCGCACGGGCAGTTTGTAGCGCAGGGCGGCGATGGTGTGGGCGAGTTCGTGGACGAGTACGGAGCCGTAGAAGGCGACCGCGAAAAAGAGGGCGACGAGGTAGCGGAGGGCGCCGAGTTCGGGCAGGACGCGGTCGAGTTGGCCGCCGAAGACCCAGGTGATCAGGGCGGCGACCAGGAACCAGCTGGGCGCGACGTACACGGGCACGCCGAAGGGCCGCCCCATGAGGATGCCACCGCCGGGCTCCTTGGAACGCTCGGGGGGCTTGGGCCCGGCGTCCGCGTGGGCATAGGGGCGCGAGGACGTCGCGGCGCGCTCCGACTCGTCGGCCGGGGCGGGGGGTTTGGTGAGGTCGGCGGGGGCGGGGGGCTTGTCCGGGTCGGCGGGGGCGGGGGCTTTGTCCGGGTCGGCGGGGGCGTGGGCCTGCTCCGGGTTGGCAGGGGTTGAGGTCCTCGCCGGGTCGGCAGGCGCGGGGGCCCTCTCCGGGTCGCCAGTTGCGTGGTCCTGCTCCGGGGCACCGGGCGCGGGGGCCTTGGTCGGGTCGGCAGGCGTGTGGGCCTTCGCCGGGTCGGCGGGGGTGGAGGCGGTCGGCGGGTCGGTCAGCGGCTTCGCTGTTTTGGCGTCGGCAGGCGTTCCGGTGCCGGGGGGCGTGGCGGCGGGCTCTGGAGCCTCATCCGTGTCGGCCGTCGCGCCGTTGTCGGTGGGCGTGCCGTCGCCGGCCGTCATGCCTGCGCCGTCCCGCGTGCTGCTACCGGCCGTCGAGCCGTTTTCAGCAGGCGCGCCACCGTCGGCCGTCATGCCCCTGTCGGCCGTCGTTCCGGTGGCGGCCGGTGTACCGGTAGCGGTCCGCGAGCTATTGCCGGCCGACTCCGAGTCGTCAGCGGCCTTGCCGTCCGCGGCTACCTCACCGTCGTCGGCGGTCGCGGCGGCGTCGGCGCCCTCCCCGTCGGCGGCGGGCGTGGTGGGCCGCTCCATCCTCTTCGGGTTCGCGGGGGCGTCCGGGTGGTCGGGGGTGGGGTGGGGGTCGGTGGGGGCGTTGTGGTTCGCCGGTGTGCCGGTCGTGTCGCGGTGGGCGCGCTCGGGCGCCTGCTCGCTGTCGGACCGCGGCTGCCCGCTCCCGCCGCTCGTCTCCACGATGTCCCCTCGTTCGAAGCGTCTTCCGCACCCGGTGGCCGGGCGGATGGGTCTGTCGTCGATGCTATGCCGTCACCGGGGCACGTTCCGCCCCGGCACCCCCTCTGTTTTCCCCCGCGTCGCACGAGGCACACAGGTGTCGGCGGGCGGGGTGTCGCCCGGTGGTCGTGCCGGGCCGTGGCTGTCACTGTCAGTGGTGGGCCGTATGGTCTGTGGTCATGGAAACCAGCACCGACGGCACCCCCGCCGTTCCCGTGGGTGGCGAGGGCGACCGTCCTGTCGTGCGGGCCGCCGCGCCGCCCGCCTCGCTGTCGCCGTCGCGCGCCAGTGACTTCATGCAGTGTCCGCTGCTGTACCGGTTCCGGGTGATCGACCGGCTGCCGGAGAAGCCGAGCGAGGCGGCGACCCGGGGCACGCTGGTGCACGCGGTGCTGGAGAGACTCTTCGACGCGCCGGCGGCCGAGCGGACGGCGCCGCGGGCCAGGGCCTTGGTGCCCGGGCAGTGGGACCGGCTGCGGGAGACCCGGCCGGAGGTCGTGGAGCTGTTCGCGGACGACGCGGAGGGTGAGCGGCTGGGGCGCTGGCTGGCGGAGGCCGAGCGGCTGGTGGAGCGCTGGTTCACGCTGGAGGACCCGACGCGGCTGGAGCCCGCCGAGCGGGAGTTGTTCGTGGAGGCGGAGCTGGAGTCGGGACTCAGGCTGCGCGGGATCATCGACCGGGTCGATGTGGCGCCCACCGGCGAGGTGCGGATCGTCGACTACAAGACGGGGAAGGCGCCGCGGCCGGAGTACGCCGAGGGCGCGCTGTTCCAGATGAAGTTCTACGCGCTGGTGGTGTGGCGGCTGAAGCAGGTGGTGCCGCGCCGGTTGCAGCTGGTCTATCTCGGCAGTGGTGACGTCCTGACGTACGACCCCGTGATCGCCGATCTGGAGCGGGTGGAGCGCAAGTTGCTGGCGCTGTGGGAGGCGATCCGGCTGGCCACGGAGAGCGGTGACTGGCGGCCGCGGCCGACGAAGCTGTGCGGTTGGTGCGATCACCAGGCGGTGTGTCCGGAGTTCGGTGGTACTCCCCCGCCGTACCCCCTCCAGGTGAGGTCACCGGAGTCGGCCGGCGAGGCGCAGGGCAGAATGGGGCCGGACTAGCCGAAGGAGATTTTCGTGGCCATCCGCGTCCTACTGGTCGACGACCAGCCGCTGCTGCGTACCGGGTTCCGGATGATTCTGGAGGCGGAGCAGGACCTCGCGGTCGTCGGGGAGGCCGGGGACGGTCTCCAGGCGATCGACCAGGTGCGGGCGTTGCAGCCCGACGTGGTTCTGATGGACATCCGGATGCCCCGGATGGACGGCGTGGAGGCGACCCGTCAGATCACCGGTCCCGGGCGGGACGGCCCGGCGAAGGTGCTGGTGCTGACCACGTTCGATCTGGACGAGTACGTGGTGGAGGCGCTGCGGGCGGGGGCCAGCGGGTTTCTGCTGAAGGACGCTCCGGCCAATGAGCTGGTGCAGGCGATCCGGGTGGTGGCGAACGGGGAGGCGATGCTCGCGCCGAGCATCACGCGTCGGCTGCTCGACAAGTACGCGGAGCATCTGCCGTCGGGCGAGGAGCCGGTGCCGGACACGCTGCACACGCTGACGGACCGTGAGGTCGAGGTGTTGAAGCTGGTGGCCCGGGGGTTGTCGAACGCGGAGATCGCGGCCGATCTGTTCGTCAGCGAGACCACGGTGAAGACGCATGTGGGCCATGTGCTGACGAAGTTGGGGCTGCGGGACCGGGTGCAGGCGGCGGTGTACGCGTACGAGAGCGGGCTGGTGCGCCCCGGCGCGCAGTAGTCGGCGGGCTCCCCAGTACGCACCGAGGGCGCTCCCTTCTTGTGGAAGGGGGCGCCCTCGGCGTTCGGGGCCGTGGTGTGGACCCGTGCTCGTGTCAGCCCTTGCTGATCTCCCAGAAGCGGAAGACGGTGGAGGCGTCCAGGCAGTACTCCAGGCCGTAGACGTCGTCGCGGACGACGGCGTACTGCTTGGCCTGCCAGATGGGGATGAGCGGGACGTCGGTGGCGACGATGTTCTGGAGTTCGGCGTACTCCTTCTCCGTGGAGGAGCGCTCGCTCTCGGCGGCGGTCTTCGTGAGGAGTTCACCGGTGATGGTGTTGTTGGTGTAGTTGTTGCCGAGCACGTTGCCCTTGCCGAAGAAGGGGCCGGTGAAGTTGTCGGGGTCCGGGTAGTCGGGGACCCAGCCCTTGACGTAGACGCCGTACTTGCCGGCGGCGATGTCCTTCTCGTACCGGTCGAAGGCGACGGATTCGACCTTGGCGTCGAACAGGCCGCTGTCGTTGAGCTGCTTGGCGACGGCCTCCAACTCCTGGTCGGTGGAGGGGCCGTAGCGCGACGGGGTGGACCAGAGGGTCAGTTCGACCTTGTCGTCGATGCCGTCGGCCCGGAGCGCGGCCTCGGCCTTGGCGCGGGAGGGGCGGGCGCCGTAGGTGTCGAAGAAGGCCGTGTTGTGGCCGGTGATGCCGGCCGGGATGATCGAGTACAGCGGGGTGGCGGTGCCCTGGTAGACCTCGTCGACGAGGGCCTCGCGGTCGAGGAGGTAGGCGATGGCCTGGCGGACGCCGAGCTTGCCGGTGACCGGGTCGTTCATGTTGAAGACGAGGTGCTGGACCTCGGCGCCGGTGCCGTCGACGATCTCGATGCCGCTGGCGGTGGAGGTGTCGGTCTCGATGTCGGAGATGTCGGAGGCGCTCAGGCCCCGGTAGGTGACGTCGAGGTCGCCCTCCAGCAGGGCCTTCTTCAGGGCGTCCTGGTCGCCGTGGAAGAACTTGAGGGTGACGCCGCTGTTCTCGACGTCGGCGGTGCCCTGGTAGTTCTCGTTGACGGTGAAGACGGCCTCGTCCTTGCCGAAGGACTCCAGCTTGTAGGGGCCGGAGCCGACCGCCTCGCCGTCCTCGCGGAGTCCGTCGGCGTCGTAGGAGCTCTCGTCGAC
This genomic stretch from Streptomyces deccanensis harbors:
- a CDS encoding site-2 protease family protein, with protein sequence MTAGDGTPTDNGATADTDEAPEPAATPPGTGTPADAKTAKPLTDPPTASTPADPAKAHTPADPTKAPAPGAPEQDHATGDPERAPAPADPARTSTPANPEQAHAPADPDKAPAPADPDKPPAPADLTKPPAPADESERAATSSRPYAHADAGPKPPERSKEPGGGILMGRPFGVPVYVAPSWFLVAALITWVFGGQLDRVLPELGALRYLVALFFAVAFYGSVLVHELAHTIAALRYKLPVRRIQLQFFGGVSEIEKESETPGREFVLAFVGPLLSLILAGVFYVALLAVEPGTVPGVLLAGLMISNLIVAAFNLLPGLPLDGGRMLRAVVWKITGKPMSGTIAAAWVGRALAVSVLIGLPLLTQSGLLGSAAEDSVGMDTVLDALLAAILAAIIWTGAGNSLRMARLREHLPELQARALTRRAVPVETDTPLSEALRRANEAGARALVVVDPDGEPLSLVREAAIVGVPEHRRPWVAVSGLAQDLTDGMRVSAELAGEELLDALRAAPATEYLVVEDSGEIYGVLSAADVERAFVKAMARPS
- a CDS encoding RecB family exonuclease, whose protein sequence is METSTDGTPAVPVGGEGDRPVVRAAAPPASLSPSRASDFMQCPLLYRFRVIDRLPEKPSEAATRGTLVHAVLERLFDAPAAERTAPRARALVPGQWDRLRETRPEVVELFADDAEGERLGRWLAEAERLVERWFTLEDPTRLEPAERELFVEAELESGLRLRGIIDRVDVAPTGEVRIVDYKTGKAPRPEYAEGALFQMKFYALVVWRLKQVVPRRLQLVYLGSGDVLTYDPVIADLERVERKLLALWEAIRLATESGDWRPRPTKLCGWCDHQAVCPEFGGTPPPYPLQVRSPESAGEAQGRMGPD
- a CDS encoding response regulator, which translates into the protein MAIRVLLVDDQPLLRTGFRMILEAEQDLAVVGEAGDGLQAIDQVRALQPDVVLMDIRMPRMDGVEATRQITGPGRDGPAKVLVLTTFDLDEYVVEALRAGASGFLLKDAPANELVQAIRVVANGEAMLAPSITRRLLDKYAEHLPSGEEPVPDTLHTLTDREVEVLKLVARGLSNAEIAADLFVSETTVKTHVGHVLTKLGLRDRVQAAVYAYESGLVRPGAQ
- a CDS encoding ABC transporter substrate-binding protein; this translates as MNIRTQWPVLTIATGLAAGLLTGCGSDSGGSGDSGSNVVMGMSDDVLATDPASGYDPGSWLLFNNVFQSLLSFPNGATEPEPDLAKECSFEAGGTTVYQCTLKDGLKFSNGEALTAKDVKFSFDRMLKINDDAGPAIMFPMLDKVETPDDKTVRFDLKYADATFPSKIASGAGSIVDESSYDADGLREDGEAVGSGPYKLESFGKDEAVFTVNENYQGTADVENSGVTLKFFHGDQDALKKALLEGDLDVTYRGLSASDISDIETDTSTASGIEIVDGTGAEVQHLVFNMNDPVTGKLGVRQAIAYLLDREALVDEVYQGTATPLYSIIPAGITGHNTAFFDTYGARPSRAKAEAALRADGIDDKVELTLWSTPSRYGPSTDQELEAVAKQLNDSGLFDAKVESVAFDRYEKDIAAGKYGVYVKGWVPDYPDPDNFTGPFFGKGNVLGNNYTNNTITGELLTKTAAESERSSTEKEYAELQNIVATDVPLIPIWQAKQYAVVRDDVYGLEYCLDASTVFRFWEISKG